The following proteins are co-located in the Nocardia bhagyanarayanae genome:
- the fadD32 gene encoding long-chain-fatty-acid--AMP ligase FadD32, producing MEETFDDYLDETGNIRIPEDHTLVDHVEKHTRNDANTLAYRYIDYSRELDGEVHELTWQQFGVRLRAVAARLQQVTKPGDRVAILAPQGLDYVVSFFAAIYAGTISVPLFDPDEPGHTDRLHAVLGDCEPSAILTASSSAAGVRQFFRALPAAQRPRIIAVDAIPDSVGETWVRPDIKIDDIAYLQYTSGSTRVPAGVEITHRAVGTNLLQMVHSINLDWNSRGVTWLPLFHDMGLLTVILPAVGGKYITIMSPSAFVRRPYRWIKELAAVSDGAGTFAAAPNFAFEHAAARGLPKPGESLDLSNVIGLINGSEPVTTSSMKKFNEAFAPYGLPKTAIKPCYGMAEATLFVSATKAEDEAKVVYVDRNELNAGRMVKVDQNAENAIAQVSCGYVAKSQWAVIVDPETVENDGGGHELPDGRVGEIWLHGNNMGIGYWGRPDETAKTFQNKVTERLAEGSHAEGAAADGNWMRTGDYGVYFEGELYITGRVKDLVIVDGRNHYPQDLEYSAQEASKALRPGFVAAFSVPANQLPPEVFEQGSHSGLKTFDADDASEQLVIVGERGPGAGKADPLPIADAVRAAVSQRHGVTVRDVLLVPAGSIPRTSSGKIARRACKTAYLEGTLRGGYTQQAFPDAPEE from the coding sequence ATGGAAGAGACTTTCGACGACTACCTGGACGAAACCGGGAACATCCGTATTCCCGAGGATCACACCCTGGTTGATCACGTCGAGAAGCACACCCGCAACGACGCGAACACGCTCGCGTACCGCTACATCGATTACTCGCGGGAACTCGATGGCGAGGTACACGAGCTGACGTGGCAGCAATTCGGTGTTCGGCTGCGCGCGGTGGCCGCCCGTCTGCAGCAGGTCACCAAGCCGGGCGACCGGGTTGCGATCCTGGCTCCGCAGGGCCTCGACTACGTGGTCTCCTTCTTCGCCGCCATCTACGCGGGCACCATCTCGGTGCCGCTGTTCGACCCGGACGAGCCCGGCCACACCGACCGCCTGCACGCGGTGCTCGGCGACTGTGAGCCCTCGGCCATCCTGACCGCGAGCTCCTCCGCGGCCGGGGTGCGTCAGTTCTTCCGCGCGCTACCCGCCGCCCAGCGCCCGCGCATCATCGCGGTCGACGCGATCCCGGACAGCGTCGGTGAGACCTGGGTCCGCCCGGACATCAAGATCGACGACATCGCCTACCTGCAGTACACCTCGGGCTCGACCCGGGTTCCGGCCGGTGTGGAGATCACCCACCGCGCCGTCGGCACCAACCTGCTGCAGATGGTCCACTCCATCAACCTGGACTGGAACTCGCGCGGCGTCACCTGGCTGCCGCTGTTCCACGACATGGGTCTGCTGACGGTGATCCTGCCCGCGGTGGGCGGCAAGTACATCACCATCATGTCGCCGAGCGCGTTCGTGCGCCGGCCGTACCGGTGGATCAAGGAACTCGCCGCGGTCTCCGACGGCGCCGGGACCTTCGCCGCAGCACCGAACTTCGCGTTCGAGCACGCGGCGGCGCGCGGTCTGCCGAAGCCGGGCGAGTCGCTGGACCTGTCGAACGTCATCGGTCTGATCAACGGCAGCGAGCCGGTCACCACGTCCTCGATGAAGAAGTTCAACGAGGCCTTCGCGCCGTACGGCCTTCCCAAGACCGCAATCAAGCCCTGCTACGGCATGGCCGAGGCGACCCTGTTCGTCTCCGCGACCAAGGCCGAGGACGAGGCGAAGGTCGTCTACGTCGACCGCAACGAGCTCAACGCCGGTCGGATGGTGAAGGTCGACCAGAACGCCGAGAACGCCATCGCGCAGGTGTCCTGCGGTTATGTGGCGAAGTCGCAGTGGGCCGTGATCGTGGACCCGGAGACCGTCGAGAACGACGGCGGCGGACACGAGCTGCCCGACGGCCGGGTCGGCGAGATCTGGTTGCACGGCAACAACATGGGCATCGGCTACTGGGGCCGTCCCGACGAGACCGCGAAGACCTTCCAGAACAAGGTCACCGAGCGGCTCGCCGAGGGCAGCCACGCCGAGGGCGCCGCGGCCGACGGGAACTGGATGCGCACCGGTGACTACGGCGTGTACTTCGAGGGCGAGCTCTACATCACCGGCCGGGTGAAGGACCTGGTGATCGTCGACGGCCGCAACCACTACCCGCAGGACCTCGAGTACTCGGCGCAGGAAGCGAGCAAGGCGCTGCGCCCCGGCTTCGTCGCCGCGTTCTCGGTGCCCGCCAACCAGTTGCCGCCCGAGGTGTTCGAGCAGGGCAGCCACTCCGGCCTGAAGACGTTCGACGCCGACGACGCCTCCGAGCAGCTCGTCATCGTCGGCGAGCGCGGGCCGGGCGCGGGCAAGGCCGATCCGCTGCCGATCGCCGACGCGGTGCGCGCGGCCGTCTCGCAGCGCCACGGCGTGACCGTGCGCGACGTGCTGCTGGTTCCCGCGGGCTCGATCCCGCGCACGTCCAGCGGCAAGATCGCCCGGCGCGCCTGCAAGACTGCTTATCTGGAGGGAACCTTGCGCGGTGGTTACACCCAGCAGGCTTTCCCCGATGCACCGGAAGAGTAA
- a CDS encoding LLM class F420-dependent oxidoreductase — protein MTQAAATAGELTALGTPLRPFRFAAAGEGNKQEGGARKFVQTAQQAEEYGYDTFVVPDHLGDQIGPIAALGALTQATEKIRLGTSVLANGFRHPVVLAKDLATIDVLSKGRLEVGLGAGWKQDEYQAAGLVYDSPGVRLAKLDEALTILDVLLRGQECTFEGKYYQVNGIKGTPRPRQGPRPPICTGGGGPKMLRLAAKHADIISVVPVTTKNGKGLLSGITMEKTIEKVNLIREAAGERFDQIELNWAITAIVITDDREKTAEMALSAIDRGLHPDLEVDTKLSVEDILNSPYVAIGTFEEIAEQIRRVRQLTSMSYVGVFPTQMDAFAPVIPLLRDE, from the coding sequence ATGACACAAGCCGCCGCCACGGCCGGTGAGCTGACCGCATTGGGCACCCCGTTGCGTCCTTTTCGCTTCGCGGCTGCGGGCGAGGGAAACAAGCAGGAGGGCGGCGCCCGCAAGTTCGTTCAGACGGCGCAGCAGGCCGAGGAGTACGGCTACGACACCTTCGTCGTGCCGGATCACCTCGGTGACCAGATCGGTCCGATCGCCGCGCTCGGCGCACTGACCCAGGCCACCGAGAAGATCCGCCTCGGTACGTCGGTGCTGGCCAACGGCTTCCGCCACCCCGTGGTGCTCGCCAAGGACCTGGCCACCATCGACGTGTTGTCGAAGGGCCGCCTCGAGGTGGGGCTCGGCGCGGGCTGGAAGCAGGACGAGTACCAGGCCGCGGGCCTGGTCTACGACTCCCCGGGCGTGCGTCTCGCCAAGCTGGACGAGGCGCTGACCATCCTCGACGTGCTACTGCGCGGCCAGGAGTGCACGTTCGAGGGCAAGTATTACCAGGTCAACGGCATCAAGGGCACCCCGCGTCCGCGGCAGGGCCCGCGCCCGCCGATCTGCACCGGCGGCGGCGGACCGAAGATGCTGCGCCTGGCCGCCAAGCACGCCGACATCATCTCCGTCGTTCCGGTCACCACCAAGAACGGCAAGGGTCTGCTCTCCGGCATCACCATGGAGAAGACCATCGAGAAGGTGAATCTGATCAGGGAGGCCGCGGGCGAGCGGTTCGACCAGATCGAATTGAACTGGGCCATCACCGCGATCGTCATCACCGACGACCGGGAGAAGACCGCGGAGATGGCGCTCTCGGCCATCGATCGCGGTCTGCACCCCGATCTCGAGGTCGACACCAAGCTCTCGGTCGAGGACATCCTGAATTCGCCCTACGTGGCGATCGGGACGTTCGAGGAGATCGCCGAACAGATCCGTCGTGTGCGGCAACTCACGTCGATGTCGTATGTCGGCGTCTTCCCCACCCAGATGGACGCGTTCGCACCGGTTATCCCCCTGCTGCGGGACGAGTGA
- a CDS encoding cutinase family protein, producing the protein MPVSARGSRPRRLRPVGCLVALAVVALIVVVVILLWFLLAGRLRVPEPGPEPPPKPPISQPATCPDVQMISVPGTWESNSTDDPHNPAANPLSLMLNISGPIQQQFPAERVDVYTVPYVAQFSNPIAIPPDGQESYNNSRSEGTQRMVDMMTERSRECPLTTYVIAGFSQGAVIAGDVAAQIGAGKGPVPADRVLGVTLIADGRRTLDTGPGRAIPIGTPPPGVGAEVALAGLKVPGITMTGPRDGFGALADRTYTICAPGDMICDSPPQALNPVNWIPSVLALVRAVGNPVHALYNGYVVDGNGTTATQWTASWASGLIEGAPRPPHS; encoded by the coding sequence CTGCCAGTGAGCGCGCGCGGTTCGAGACCCCGCCGGCTTCGGCCGGTGGGGTGCCTGGTCGCGCTGGCGGTCGTCGCGCTGATCGTCGTCGTGGTGATCTTGCTGTGGTTCCTGCTGGCCGGACGGCTGCGGGTGCCAGAGCCGGGCCCCGAACCGCCGCCGAAGCCGCCGATCTCGCAGCCGGCCACCTGCCCGGACGTGCAGATGATCTCGGTGCCGGGCACCTGGGAGTCGAACAGCACCGACGACCCGCACAACCCGGCGGCCAACCCGCTGTCGCTGATGCTCAACATCTCGGGGCCGATTCAGCAGCAGTTCCCGGCCGAGCGGGTCGACGTCTACACCGTGCCGTACGTGGCCCAGTTCTCGAACCCGATCGCCATCCCGCCGGACGGCCAGGAGTCCTACAACAACAGCCGTTCCGAGGGCACCCAGCGGATGGTCGACATGATGACCGAGCGGTCCCGTGAATGCCCCTTGACGACCTACGTGATCGCCGGGTTCTCCCAGGGCGCGGTGATCGCGGGCGACGTGGCCGCGCAGATCGGCGCGGGCAAGGGACCGGTTCCGGCCGACCGGGTGCTCGGCGTGACGCTGATCGCCGACGGCCGACGCACACTGGACACCGGCCCGGGACGGGCCATCCCGATCGGCACGCCGCCGCCCGGCGTCGGCGCGGAGGTCGCGCTGGCAGGCCTGAAGGTGCCCGGCATCACTATGACGGGTCCGCGTGACGGTTTCGGAGCACTCGCCGACCGCACCTACACCATCTGCGCACCGGGCGACATGATCTGCGATTCGCCGCCGCAGGCGCTGAATCCGGTGAACTGGATCCCCAGCGTGCTCGCGCTCGTGCGGGCGGTCGGAAATCCCGTGCACGCCTTGTACAACGGATACGTGGTGGACGGCAACGGCACCACGGCGACCCAGTGGACGGCGAGCTGGGCGAGCGGTCTGATCGAGGGCGCCCCTCGACCGCCGCATTCGTGA
- a CDS encoding DUF732 domain-containing protein, whose amino-acid sequence MHRTRGKVLGVAVAIAATGLLSACGDNDSTATSTPTLKPTTTTSSPAAAAPTSPAETGHEGHETAPAPAPEQAPPPAETVAPERPEPVPTNVVPPADTSNLTEKDRKFLDALKAQGITPSSPDIALSIGSYVCQGVASGASEQDLTTFVNAMAGSDPSFDPAKMPVEQAGQIYIQTAKQNYCQ is encoded by the coding sequence ATGCATCGGACCCGAGGAAAGGTACTCGGCGTCGCCGTGGCGATCGCCGCGACCGGCCTGCTCAGCGCCTGCGGTGACAACGACTCGACCGCGACGAGCACGCCGACTCTGAAGCCGACGACGACGACCTCGTCGCCGGCCGCCGCCGCGCCGACCAGCCCGGCCGAGACCGGCCACGAAGGCCACGAGACCGCCCCGGCTCCCGCGCCCGAGCAGGCGCCGCCGCCCGCCGAGACCGTCGCGCCGGAGCGCCCGGAGCCGGTGCCGACGAACGTGGTGCCGCCCGCCGACACGTCGAACCTCACCGAGAAGGACCGCAAGTTCCTCGACGCGCTGAAGGCGCAGGGCATCACCCCGTCCAGCCCGGATATCGCGCTGAGCATCGGTAGCTACGTCTGCCAGGGCGTCGCCTCGGGCGCGTCCGAGCAGGACCTGACCACGTTCGTCAACGCGATGGCCGGTTCCGACCCGTCCTTCGACCCGGCCAAGATGCCGGTCGAGCAGGCCGGTCAGATCTACATTCAGACGGCCAAGCAGAACTACTGCCAGTGA
- a CDS encoding alpha/beta hydrolase-fold protein, with product MAGVACGRWGKARRRGGRTARGRFALLATALVLPLAAGITTPLTAPVAAQPAAALAEATVQNVVWLSDRRVALWVNSPSMGTQVQVQLLLARDWNTRPDARFPVLFMLDGLRATEDESGWTKDAGAAGFYADKNVTVVLPVGGQSSFYSDWLQPNNGKNYKWETFLTKELPPLLENQWRATEVRGMAGLSMGGTAAMFLAGRNPGFVRYAASYSGFLTTTTLGMPQAIEFAMREAGGFDAAAMWGPPTSPEWENHDPYVLADRLKGTSIYVSSGSGATGPFDQASGIPGVSTNYAGMGLEILSRLTSQNFVTKLAELSIPAQVNYRPSGTHSWPYWDFEMRQSWTQAAVALGVESDKPACAPAETVGAAVSANGWLGECVTGEYQVAGGVAQDFQGGRVFYGPESGAHAVGGMIGGGYQAAHGPAGPLGLPTGGERALPDGRGRFQPFQHGSLYWTPQTGAQVVRGAILDEWGAQGFERGPAGYPTAPEIKTPNKDGAVQAFEGGPFYYSAKTGVHRVHGLILGKYAQLGYENSWLGFPAAEELPLKDLGRYSRFEGGNIYWSPLSGAWAVRNGPMMDAWQGVGFENGKLGYPISDEFAIPGGVRQNFQAGFITVVNGKSEVHGL from the coding sequence GTGGCTGGAGTTGCGTGTGGTAGATGGGGGAAAGCCCGACGGCGCGGCGGACGCACGGCGCGCGGCCGTTTCGCCTTGCTCGCCACCGCCCTGGTGCTACCCCTCGCCGCGGGAATCACCACCCCGCTGACCGCGCCCGTCGCCGCCCAGCCCGCGGCCGCCCTCGCCGAGGCCACCGTGCAGAACGTGGTCTGGCTGAGTGACCGCCGGGTGGCGCTGTGGGTGAACTCGCCGTCGATGGGCACGCAGGTGCAGGTGCAGTTGCTGCTGGCCAGGGATTGGAACACCCGGCCCGACGCCAGGTTCCCCGTGCTGTTCATGCTCGACGGCCTGCGCGCCACCGAGGACGAGAGCGGCTGGACCAAGGACGCGGGGGCGGCGGGCTTCTACGCCGACAAGAACGTCACTGTGGTGTTGCCGGTGGGCGGCCAGTCCAGCTTCTACTCCGACTGGCTGCAGCCGAACAACGGCAAGAACTACAAGTGGGAGACCTTCCTGACCAAGGAGTTGCCGCCGCTGCTGGAGAACCAGTGGCGGGCCACGGAAGTGCGTGGCATGGCAGGCCTTTCGATGGGCGGCACCGCGGCCATGTTCCTCGCCGGACGCAATCCCGGTTTCGTCAGGTACGCCGCCTCGTACTCGGGCTTCCTCACCACGACCACGCTCGGCATGCCACAGGCCATCGAGTTCGCCATGCGCGAGGCGGGCGGGTTCGACGCGGCCGCGATGTGGGGTCCGCCGACCAGCCCGGAGTGGGAGAACCACGACCCCTACGTGCTCGCCGACCGGCTGAAGGGCACCAGCATCTACGTCTCCAGCGGCAGCGGCGCCACCGGGCCGTTCGATCAGGCCTCCGGTATTCCCGGCGTGAGCACCAACTACGCGGGCATGGGTCTGGAGATCCTGTCCCGGCTCACCTCGCAGAACTTCGTCACCAAGCTGGCCGAGTTGTCCATCCCCGCGCAGGTCAACTACCGGCCATCGGGCACCCACTCCTGGCCGTACTGGGACTTCGAGATGCGCCAGTCCTGGACCCAGGCGGCGGTCGCGCTCGGGGTCGAATCCGACAAGCCCGCGTGCGCGCCCGCCGAGACGGTCGGCGCCGCCGTGTCCGCCAACGGCTGGCTCGGCGAATGCGTCACCGGGGAGTACCAGGTGGCGGGCGGTGTCGCGCAGGACTTCCAGGGTGGCCGAGTCTTCTATGGGCCCGAGAGCGGCGCGCACGCGGTCGGCGGCATGATCGGCGGCGGCTACCAGGCCGCGCACGGACCCGCGGGCCCGCTCGGCCTGCCGACCGGAGGCGAACGCGCGTTGCCCGACGGTCGCGGCCGGTTCCAGCCGTTCCAGCACGGCTCGCTGTATTGGACGCCACAGACCGGCGCGCAAGTGGTGCGTGGCGCGATCCTCGACGAATGGGGCGCGCAGGGCTTCGAACGCGGGCCGGCGGGCTATCCGACCGCGCCGGAGATCAAGACGCCGAACAAGGACGGCGCGGTGCAGGCCTTCGAGGGCGGCCCGTTCTATTACAGCGCCAAGACCGGCGTGCACCGGGTGCACGGGCTGATCCTCGGCAAATACGCCCAGCTGGGATACGAGAACAGCTGGCTCGGTTTCCCTGCGGCGGAGGAACTTCCGCTGAAGGATCTCGGCCGCTACAGCCGATTCGAGGGCGGCAACATCTATTGGAGTCCGCTCTCCGGAGCCTGGGCGGTGCGCAACGGGCCGATGATGGACGCCTGGCAGGGCGTCGGCTTCGAGAACGGCAAACTGGGGTATCCGATCAGCGACGAGTTCGCGATTCCGGGCGGCGTGCGGCAGAACTTCCAAGCCGGGTTCATCACGGTGGTGAACGGCAAATCGGAGGTTCACGGTCTTTGA
- a CDS encoding alpha/beta hydrolase, with translation MRFGRAAAPKSVKSGRRGAPRGWRNRILAVGAAALALPIAAGLASPTVATAAPAHAPVLRAPAGGYEELMVPSQMGPIKVQVQWASRGGNAALYMLDGLRARDDRNAWSFETNAMDQFKNDNITLVMPVGGQSSFYTDWYAPSNTNGQKTTYKWESFLTNELPNFLAGYGVSKNNNAVIGLSMGGSAALALAAYHRDQFKFAASYSGYLNISAPGMREAIRIAMLDAGRYNVDSMAAPWSPQWLRMDPFVFAPQLKGLPMYISAASGLPGQFDRPASPVGLFNTGNAMALEALSLVNTRAFQVRLNSLGIPAFFDFPAAGTHSWKYWEGQLWNSRKGILDATGAW, from the coding sequence ATGCGTTTCGGCAGGGCCGCCGCGCCGAAGAGTGTCAAGTCGGGTCGGCGAGGCGCACCTCGTGGTTGGCGTAATCGAATTCTGGCTGTCGGTGCCGCTGCGCTAGCGCTACCGATCGCCGCCGGACTGGCTTCCCCGACCGTCGCCACAGCCGCTCCCGCGCACGCCCCGGTGCTGCGCGCGCCGGCCGGTGGTTACGAGGAGTTGATGGTCCCGTCGCAGATGGGTCCGATCAAGGTTCAGGTCCAGTGGGCATCGCGCGGCGGCAACGCGGCGCTGTACATGCTCGACGGCCTGCGCGCTCGCGACGACCGCAACGCGTGGTCGTTCGAGACCAACGCGATGGACCAGTTCAAGAACGACAACATCACCCTGGTGATGCCGGTCGGCGGTCAGTCGAGCTTCTACACCGACTGGTACGCGCCGAGCAACACCAACGGTCAGAAGACCACCTACAAGTGGGAAAGCTTCCTGACCAACGAGCTGCCGAACTTCCTCGCGGGCTACGGCGTCTCCAAGAACAACAACGCGGTCATCGGCCTGTCCATGGGCGGTAGTGCCGCGCTGGCGCTGGCCGCCTACCACCGCGACCAGTTCAAGTTCGCCGCCTCCTACTCCGGCTACCTGAACATCTCGGCGCCGGGCATGCGCGAGGCGATCCGCATCGCGATGCTCGACGCGGGCCGCTACAACGTGGACTCGATGGCCGCGCCGTGGAGCCCGCAGTGGCTGCGCATGGACCCGTTCGTGTTCGCGCCGCAGCTGAAGGGCCTGCCGATGTACATCTCGGCGGCGTCGGGTCTGCCCGGTCAGTTCGACCGGCCCGCCTCGCCGGTCGGCCTGTTCAACACCGGTAACGCGATGGCGCTCGAGGCTCTGTCGCTGGTCAACACCCGCGCGTTCCAGGTCCGCCTGAACTCGCTGGGCATCCCGGCCTTCTTCGACTTCCCGGCCGCGGGCACCCACTCCTGGAAGTACTGGGAGGGCCAGCTGTGGAACTCGCGCAAGGGCATCCTGGACGCCACCGGCGCCTGGTGA
- a CDS encoding alpha/beta hydrolase: MSRGVAGGRSPRRWLRRSVAGLALALAVPFGAATAGLTAPATAGFNPAGFDFWVDSSMGPIKTRIFRAADGNTNRVVYALDGLRARNDLSGWEIDTDISRILTQWNINVVMPVGGQSSFYSDWIAPSNINGQTVTYAWETFLTENLRWALRDRLGFNPNGNGVFGLSMGGSAALALAAYHPDQFRYAGSYSGYLNISAPGMREALRLALLDAGGFNIDAMWGPPWDPRWLRHDPFMFAQLLRQNGTRLWISAGSGQNGPRDVINAPIDVYHLGNAMALETLALANTRAFQARLDSLGGGNAVYNYPAVGVHNWHYWQDQVLAMLPDMSAHLG; this comes from the coding sequence ATGAGCCGGGGGGTTGCCGGCGGGCGTTCCCCGCGGCGGTGGTTGCGGCGTTCGGTCGCCGGTCTCGCCCTCGCGCTCGCGGTGCCTTTCGGCGCCGCTACCGCCGGGCTGACCGCACCGGCCACGGCGGGTTTCAATCCGGCCGGCTTCGATTTCTGGGTCGATTCCAGCATGGGACCGATCAAGACGCGCATCTTCCGCGCCGCGGACGGCAACACCAACCGCGTCGTCTACGCACTGGACGGCCTGCGCGCACGAAACGATCTGAGCGGCTGGGAGATCGACACCGACATCTCCCGGATCCTGACGCAGTGGAACATCAACGTCGTGATGCCGGTCGGCGGTCAGTCCAGCTTCTATTCGGACTGGATCGCGCCGAGCAACATCAACGGCCAGACGGTCACCTACGCATGGGAAACGTTCCTGACCGAGAATCTGCGCTGGGCGCTGCGCGACCGGCTGGGTTTCAATCCGAACGGCAACGGCGTATTCGGCCTGTCCATGGGCGGCAGCGCCGCGCTCGCGCTGGCCGCCTATCACCCCGATCAATTCCGTTACGCGGGTTCGTATTCGGGATATCTGAACATTTCGGCGCCCGGCATGCGCGAGGCATTGCGGCTGGCGCTGCTCGACGCGGGCGGTTTCAACATCGACGCCATGTGGGGCCCGCCGTGGGACCCACGCTGGCTGCGCCACGACCCGTTCATGTTCGCGCAATTGTTGCGGCAGAACGGAACTCGGCTCTGGATCTCCGCGGGCAGCGGCCAGAACGGACCGCGTGACGTGATCAACGCGCCGATCGACGTCTATCACCTCGGCAACGCCATGGCATTGGAGACGCTCGCGCTCGCCAACACGCGCGCGTTCCAGGCCAGGCTGGACAGCCTCGGCGGCGGGAACGCGGTCTACAACTACCCGGCGGTCGGGGTCCACAACTGGCATTACTGGCAGGATCAGGTGCTCGCGATGCTGCCCGATATGAGCGCCCATCTTGGATGA
- a CDS encoding alpha/beta hydrolase: MRKWALAVTLAVVAPLGVSVAGTGATASAGFNPAAFDFWVDSGMGPIKSRVLRAADGNTNRVVYVLDGMRAPETLNGWEIETNIPELLASWNINVVMPVGGMSSFYADWNAPSEILGIPAGSGSSSGSGAMNILAGGPGKSYRYQWETFLTDNLRWALRDRLGFNPNRNGIFGLSMGGSAALTLAAYHPDQFSFAGSYSGYLNISAPGMREAIRVAMLDAGGYNVDSMAPPWGPQWLRMDPFVFAPNLIRNGTRLWIAAASGLPAATDPPSFNTLNGMGLEALALANTRAFQVRMATLGGGNAVYSFPAYGIHAWNNWAEEASRMLPDLSANIG, translated from the coding sequence ATGCGCAAGTGGGCGCTCGCGGTCACGCTCGCGGTGGTGGCGCCACTGGGAGTTTCCGTGGCGGGCACCGGAGCGACGGCCTCTGCGGGATTCAACCCGGCGGCCTTCGACTTCTGGGTCGACTCGGGCATGGGCCCGATCAAGTCTCGCGTCCTGCGCGCCGCGGACGGCAACACCAATCGCGTCGTCTACGTCCTGGACGGCATGCGCGCTCCCGAGACCCTCAACGGCTGGGAGATCGAGACCAACATCCCGGAGCTCCTGGCCAGCTGGAACATCAACGTCGTGATGCCGGTCGGCGGCATGTCCAGCTTCTACGCGGACTGGAACGCGCCGAGCGAGATCCTCGGCATCCCCGCCGGTTCCGGCTCCAGCTCCGGCTCGGGTGCGATGAATATTCTCGCGGGCGGTCCGGGTAAGAGCTACCGGTACCAGTGGGAGACCTTCCTGACCGACAACCTGCGCTGGGCACTGCGCGACCGCCTCGGGTTCAATCCGAATCGGAACGGCATCTTCGGTCTTTCGATGGGCGGCAGCGCCGCGCTGACCCTGGCCGCCTACCACCCGGACCAATTCAGCTTCGCCGGTTCCTATTCCGGCTACCTGAACATCTCCGCGCCCGGCATGCGCGAGGCGATCCGCGTCGCCATGCTCGACGCGGGCGGCTACAACGTCGACTCGATGGCGCCGCCGTGGGGCCCGCAGTGGCTGCGGATGGACCCGTTCGTGTTCGCGCCCAACCTGATTCGCAACGGCACCCGCCTCTGGATCGCCGCGGCGAGCGGCCTGCCCGCGGCCACCGACCCGCCGAGCTTCAACACCCTCAACGGCATGGGGCTCGAGGCGCTCGCCCTGGCCAACACCAGGGCCTTCCAGGTGCGCATGGCGACGCTGGGCGGCGGCAACGCCGTCTACTCCTTCCCGGCCTACGGCATTCACGCCTGGAACAACTGGGCCGAAGAGGCGAGCCGCATGCTTCCGGACCTGTCCGCGAACATCGGCTGA
- a CDS encoding alpha/beta hydrolase: protein MAVVLPLGASVAGQGATASAAFNPEGFDFWVDSSMGPIKSRIFRAADGNTNRVVYALDGMRARGDLSGWEIDTEVARELTKWNINVVMPVGGPSSFYADWNAPSTFLGIPTGSGPSGSSSGSSMTGSSGWNETVGKVSTYKWETFLTQNLRWALRDRLGFSPNRNGVFGLSMGGSAALTLSAYHPDQFSFAGSYSGYLNISAPGMREALRVAMLSAGGYNIDAMAPPWGPQWLRMDPFVFAPQLKANNTRLWIAAGSGLPAAGDVHSPMDVVQGVPLEALALVNTRAFQVRMMTLGANNVTYSFPSVGIHNWRNWESEVYRMIPDLSANIG from the coding sequence ATGGCAGTCGTGCTACCGCTCGGGGCGTCGGTGGCAGGCCAGGGCGCCACCGCGTCCGCGGCGTTCAACCCGGAGGGCTTCGACTTCTGGGTCGACTCCAGCATGGGGCCGATCAAGTCGCGCATCTTCCGCGCGGCCGACGGCAACACCAATCGCGTGGTCTACGCCCTGGACGGAATGCGCGCCCGCGGCGACCTGAGCGGCTGGGAGATCGACACCGAGGTCGCCCGCGAGCTGACAAAGTGGAACATCAACGTGGTCATGCCGGTCGGCGGCCCGTCCAGCTTCTACGCGGACTGGAACGCGCCGAGCACCTTCCTCGGCATCCCGACCGGCTCGGGCCCCTCCGGCTCGTCCTCGGGCTCCTCGATGACCGGCTCGTCCGGCTGGAACGAGACCGTCGGCAAGGTCAGCACCTACAAGTGGGAGACCTTCCTGACCCAGAACCTGCGCTGGGCGCTGCGCGACCGGCTCGGTTTCAGCCCGAACCGCAACGGCGTGTTCGGCCTGTCGATGGGCGGCTCGGCCGCGCTGACGCTCTCGGCCTACCACCCGGATCAGTTCAGCTTCGCCGGTTCCTACTCCGGTTACCTGAACATCTCCGCGCCGGGCATGCGTGAGGCGCTGCGCGTCGCGATGCTGAGCGCCGGTGGGTACAACATCGACGCGATGGCGCCGCCGTGGGGCCCGCAGTGGCTGCGTATGGACCCGTTCGTGTTCGCGCCGCAGCTCAAGGCCAACAACACCCGCCTGTGGATCGCCGCGGGCAGCGGCCTGCCCGCCGCGGGTGACGTGCACTCGCCGATGGACGTCGTCCAGGGCGTGCCGCTGGAAGCGCTCGCGCTGGTCAACACCAGGGCTTTCCAGGTGCGGATGATGACGCTCGGCGCCAACAACGTCACCTACAGCTTCCCGTCCGTGGGTATCCACAACTGGCGCAACTGGGAGTCCGAGGTCTACCGGATGATTCCGGACCTCTCGGCCAACATCGGCTGA